A window of Oncorhynchus nerka isolate Pitt River linkage group LG4, Oner_Uvic_2.0, whole genome shotgun sequence contains these coding sequences:
- the LOC115124120 gene encoding cytosolic purine 5'-nucleotidase-like translates to MSDLTIPLSREAFTATTMEDPTRIVTDQPTKSDTDPSISPDVPLVKNMECQHKVFVNRSVPLENIKCYGFDMDYTLAEYKSPDYEDLGFELLRDRLVSIGYPHELLHYTYDPTFPTRGLVFDTMYGNLLKVDSNGNILLCSHGFTFLKRDKIQDYYPNNFIQRGNTDRFYILNTLFNLSETYLDGCLVDLFTRCSRYENCQKGFKHGDLFMSFRSMFQDVRDAMDYVHDTGSLKESTLRNLDKYVVRDLNLPVLLTRIKEVAKVFLATNSDYNYTEAIMKYLLETPPGAKYPKKPWRAFFDLVVVDTRKPLFFAEGTVLRQVDTNTGKLRIGTYTGDLQHGTVYSGGSSDIVCELLDVKGKDILYVGDHIFGDILKSKKRQGWKTFLVVPELAKELQVWTEKNHLFEELKHLDIFLAELYKHLDSSCRECPDITAIQTRMKVVTYRMDLSYGQMGSLLRSGSRQTLFASQLMRYADLYSSTCINLLHYPFSYLFRAPPVLMPHESSGDNHPLDFPSPEFSVLDQIQKIAEAKRASEDNTAELKDT, encoded by the exons ATGTCAGATCTCACTATCCCCCTATCTAGAGAGGCTTTTACAGCGACGACTATGGAGGATCCGACTCGGATTGTGACAGATCAACCTACTAAATCTGATACAGACCCGAGCATTTCACCCGATGTGCCCTTGGTGAAGAACATGGAATGTCAGCACAA GGTGTTTGTCAATAGGAGTGTACCATTGGAGAACATCAAATGCTATGGCTTTGACATGGACTACACTCTGGCAG agtacAAGTCTCCTGACTATGAGGACCTGGGCTTTGAGCTGCTCAGAGACAGGCTGGTGTCTATAGGCTATCCCCATGAGCTACTGCATTACACCTACGACCCTACCTTCCCCACACG cGGCCTGGTGTTTGACACAATGTATGGTAATTTGCTGAAGGTGGACtccaatggaaacattctgctgtgCAGTCATGGTTTCACCTTTCTAAAAAG GGACAAGATCCAAGACTACTACCCCAACAACTTCATTCAGAGAGGCAACACTGATCGCTTCTATATCCTCAATACTCTCTTCAACCTTTCTG AGACGTATCTGGATGGTTGCCTTGTGGACCTCTTCACCAGATGCAGCAGATACGAAAA ctgccAGAAAGGCTTCAAACATGGTGACTTGTTCATGTCCTTCAGAAGCATGTTCCAGGATGTTCGAGATGCAATGGACTATGTTCATGATACG ggCAGTCTGAAGGAAAGCACTCTGAGGAATTTGGATAAATATGTCGTCAGAGAC CTAAACTTGCCTGTTCTCCTGACTCGTATTAAGGAGGTGGCCAAAGTGTTCCTGGCGACCAACAGTGATTACAACTACACGGAG GCTATCATGAAATACTTGCTTGAAACTCCACCAGGTGCCAAG TACCCCAAAAAACCGTGGCGCGCCTTCTTTGACCTTGTCGTCGTGGATACCAGGAAGCCACTGTTCTTTGCCGAGGGAACTGTGCTGAGACAAGTGGACACG AACACAGGGAAGCTCCGTATTGGAACATACACTGGAGACCTCCAGCATGGAACTGTCTACTCTGGCG gCTCCTCAGACATTGTATGTGAACTGCTGGATGTGAAGGGGAAGGACATTCTCTATGTGGGTGACCACATCTTTGGGGACATCCTAAAGTCTAAGAAGAGGCAAGGTTGGAAGACCTTCCTGGTGGTGCCTGAGCTGGCCAAAGAGCTGCAGGTGTGGACAGAGAAGAACC ATCTTTTTGAAGAGCTGAAGCATCTTGATATATTTTTAGCTGAGTTGTACAA GCACCTGGACAGTAGCTGTAGAGAGTGCCCAGACATCACTGCCATCCAGACACGGATGAAG GTGGTGACCTATAGGATGGATCTGTCCTATGGGCAGATGGGCAGCCTGCTGCGGAGTGGCTCCAGACAGACTCTGTTTGCCAGCCAACTCATGCGTTACGCAGACCTGTACTCTTCCACCTgcatcaacctgctccactacccCTTCAGTTACCTGTTCAGAGCCCCACCTGTCCTG ATGCCCCATGAGTCCTCGGGGGATAATCACCCCCTTGACTTCCCTTCACCTGAGTTCTCTGTTCTGGATCAAATCCAGAAGATAGCCGAAGCCAAG AGGGCGAGTGAGGATAACACAGCGGAACTGAAAGACACGTGA
- the slc2a11l gene encoding LOW QUALITY PROTEIN: solute carrier family 2 member 11, like (The sequence of the model RefSeq protein was modified relative to this genomic sequence to represent the inferred CDS: inserted 6 bases in 5 codons; substituted 10 bases at 10 genomic stop codons), whose product MFDCPNLHSVTDTLLLLLQFIKELVNTTCQQRHRISXEQXEVXLIWSFIICIWGLQRPLFIXRCGYYLMLXNINYDDFVYHTFQKRCLLLNNLFVIGSAVMLLSKTAMYFEMIMVGHFLYSVNACVSLSLHPMXVMXCALXRLXGMVVCVCSHLSFWGSGELSGSSVSVRDLLGTEDRWQWLLGFSGATSLLXPATLPLLPESPRYLLLDRGDQQGCEKTIRRLWGSRDHSVEVXEMLVENASLKGFRSHTVVDQAVRWQLLTVLVTFNAMCLYXFDVFHMARIPTHQLRHVALGTGLCEISTSVACTFAIDSTGKRLLLYRDYLCMAVTQGLLGYSTCRXVTLYIQIQISWIPYCSVVLIFTFFSXFNQSFKSAAFTIGXTLSWLVLFVLGLLFYVYTQEKLDYYCLLSGVFWWYNMSEARNLTMMEITGGMHPVNLNRGSSGEG is encoded by the exons ATGTTTGACTGTCCCAACCTCCATAGCGTCACAGACACCCTCTTGTTGTTACTGCAGTTCATAAAGGAGCTGGTGAACACCACATGCCAGCAGCGGCATAGGATCTCCTAAGAGCAGTGAGAAGT ACTTATCTGGTCCTTCATCATCTGCATCTGGGGCCTCCAGAGGCCTCTGTTTATTTGAAGGTGTGGTTACTATTTGATGTTGTAGAACATTAATTATGATGATTTTGTCTACCACACTTTCCAAAAGAGATGCCTGTTATTGAACAACCTGTTTGTCATTGGCAGTGCTGTGATGCTATTGAGCAAAACGGCCATGTACTTTGAGATGATCATGGTTGGACATTTCCTCTACAGCGTTAATGCAT GTGTTAGCCTCAGTCTCCACCCAA TGGTGATGTAATGTGCCCTTTAAAGGCTGTGAGGAATGGTGGTTTGTGTCTGTAGCCACCTCAGCTTCTGGGGATCAGGTGAGCTGTCTGGTTCTAGTGTGTCAGTCAGGGAT CTAttggggacagaggacaggtggCAGTGGTTGCTGGGCTTCAGTGGTGCGACCTCCCTGCTCTAGCCTGCCACCCTGCCACTCCTCCCAGAGTCACCCCGATACCTGCTGCTGGACCGGGGTGACCAACAGGGCTGTGAGAAAA CCATCCGCAGGCTGTGGGGCAGCAGAGACCACAGTGTGGAGG GAGAGATGCTGGTGGAGAACGCCTCCCTGAAGGGGTTCCGCAGCCACACTGTGGTGGACCAGGCCGTACGCTGGCAACTGCTCACCGTCCTCGTCACCTTCAATGCT ATGTGCCTTTACTAATTTGACGTGTTCCATATGGCAAGGATCCCCACCCACCAGTTGCGCCATGTTGCCTTGGGAACCGGTCTGTGTGAGATTTCCACCTCTGTGGC ATGCACGTTCGCCATTGATAGCACAGGAAAAAGGCTGCTCCTCTACAGGGATTACCTATGCATGGCAGTTACCCAGGGTCTTCTGGGTTACTCTACCTGCAGGTAAGTCACACTTTATA TTCAGATCCAAATCTCCTGGATCCCTTACTGCAGTGTAGTTCTCATCTTCACCTTCTTCT ACTTCAACCAGTCGTTCAAGTCAGCAGCCTTCACCATTG GCACCCTCAGTTGGCTGGTGCTGTTC GTATTGGGACTCTTATTT TATGTTTATACACAGGAGAAGTTGGACTACTACTGTTTGCTGTCTGGGGTGTTTTGGTGGTACAACATGTCTGAAGCCAGGAACCTCACCATGATGGAGATCACTGGTGGGATGCATCCTGTGAATCTCAACAGGGGATCCTCAGGGGAGGGATAG
- the ska1 gene encoding spindle and kinetochore-associated protein 1 has translation MSHCELEDITLHLNDRISSTRRVLELRTIAKDQDKRVILGKIGQDILAIDGLLDQFEKCVGRQKDLLKHLKELEGFFEEDVQDGKNLRDNMPTHMPRKGQPAVHGKGSAGQSGPVNVQAVQQVHTRKTSKNQIREMEFITSPEFDTIPQYMKGRLTYEQLNTAVESINTAVTGKYKILNQPAKTLNNATRKLHQRFKEEENKDTKGLFFIVEADIKEFTQMKVDKRFQSILSMLRHCQRLREQRGGGITRYVLL, from the exons ATGAGTCATTGTGAGCTTGAGGATATAACCCTGCACTTGAATGACAGGATTTCATCCACAAGACGTGTCTTGGAGCTGCGGACAATTG CAAAAGATCAAGACAAGCGGGTTATTCTAGGGAAGATAGGACAAGATATCCTTGCAATAGATGGACTCCTTGACCAGTTTGAGAAATGTGTTGGCCGCCAAAAAGACCTACTGAAGCATTTAAAG GAACTAGAGGGATTCTTTGAGGAGGATGTGCAGGATGGAAAGAACCTTAGGGACAACATGCCCACACACATGCCCAGGAAGGGACAGCCAGCAGTCCa TGGAAAAGGGTCTGCGGGTCAGAGTGGACCTGTGAATGTGCAGGCAGTCCAGCAGGTTCACACCAGGAAAACCTCCAaaaaccagatcagagagatggaaTTCATCACCAGCCCAGAGTTTGATACCATCCCTCA gtacatgAAAGGCCGTTTGACATATGAACAGCTAAACACTGCTGTGGAAAGCATTAACACAGCCGTAACAGGGAAGTACAAGATCTTGAACCAGCCAGCAAAAACCCTTAATAATGCCACACGCAAGCTTCATCAACGATTTAAGGAGGAAGAGAACAAGGACACAAAAG GTCTGTTTTTCATTGTAGAGGCTGATATTAAAGAGTTCACTCAGATGAAGGTGGACAAGCGCTTCCAGAGCATCCTCAGCATGCTGCGTCACTGCCAGCGTCTGCGAGAACAGCGAGGGGGAGGTATCACACGCTACGTCCTGCTGTGa